A region of Elusimicrobiota bacterium DNA encodes the following proteins:
- a CDS encoding DUF3014 domain-containing protein, producing the protein MKNTGLMIVLVLLAAGAAVGLFGARSFLKAPPPPPGISSAPGEAPPALPASLPALGKSDDFVRLRASSLSSAPAFVEWLKQESLIPRLAAATSMIANGKFPRETFAAFAPRGRFAVLKKGGKVFVDPAGYARYDAFAAMVSAVDAGAAAKLFEELEPLFDAAHRELGEKTAGARATLLAAAAELLETPPLEDGVLLKEGKKGIGWIYADEELENRSPAQKQLMRMGPKNQAAVQAKLRAVTLALGGSAGR; encoded by the coding sequence ATGAAGAATACCGGACTGATGATCGTGCTCGTCCTTCTCGCCGCGGGCGCCGCCGTCGGCCTGTTCGGCGCGCGCTCCTTCCTCAAAGCCCCTCCCCCTCCGCCCGGGATCTCCTCGGCGCCGGGCGAGGCTCCGCCCGCCTTGCCCGCGAGCCTTCCCGCGCTGGGCAAGAGCGACGACTTCGTGCGCCTGCGCGCCTCCTCCCTGTCCTCCGCGCCGGCCTTCGTCGAGTGGCTCAAGCAGGAGTCCCTGATCCCGCGCCTGGCCGCCGCGACGAGCATGATCGCCAACGGCAAGTTCCCGCGCGAGACCTTCGCGGCGTTCGCCCCGCGCGGCCGCTTCGCCGTCCTCAAGAAGGGCGGCAAGGTCTTCGTCGATCCCGCCGGCTACGCGCGCTACGACGCCTTCGCCGCCATGGTCTCGGCGGTGGACGCGGGCGCGGCCGCCAAGCTGTTCGAGGAGCTGGAGCCGCTGTTCGACGCGGCCCATCGCGAGCTCGGAGAGAAGACGGCGGGCGCGCGCGCGACCTTGCTCGCCGCGGCGGCCGAACTCCTGGAGACGCCGCCGCTCGAGGACGGCGTCCTTCTCAAGGAAGGGAAGAAAGGCATCGGCTGGATCTACGCCGACGAGGAGCTGGAAAACCGGAGCCCGGCGCAGAAGCAGCTGATGCGCATGGGCCCGAAAAATCAGGCCGCGGTGCAGGCGAAGCTTCGCGCCGTGACCTTGGCTCTGGGCGGTTCCGCCGGGCGCTGA
- a CDS encoding DUF2914 domain-containing protein: MIERAKAFYRDHEPACTAGFFAAGFLFDTLAVGRIDKLHNIIHQAVYLSLCALFTSLELRERHGGFVPPERLKTAWRYHAGATHFMLGTLLNIYTLFYFKSASMGASLIFLGILAALLAVNELKPFESSGTLLRTTLFSLCLVSYFTYLVPTLMGRIGALPFLGSLAAAAACVVVLSWRLQARLPDHEREVRRHVVYPFAAVAALFAVLYFAKVIPPVPLSLSEIGVYHEVRRDGGRFALTSTRPRWKFWQRGDQDFLARPGDAIYCWISVFSPTNFRERLEVHWRFREPGGWGEPEVIPLPITGGRDEGWRGFTAKAKHKPGRWRVEVVTSDGRELGRIHLNVTPDTSVLPRRTRIIWR; this comes from the coding sequence ATGATCGAGCGCGCGAAGGCCTTCTACCGCGACCACGAGCCGGCCTGCACCGCGGGCTTCTTCGCCGCGGGCTTCCTGTTCGACACGCTCGCGGTCGGGCGCATCGACAAGCTCCACAACATCATCCATCAGGCCGTCTATCTCTCGCTGTGCGCCCTGTTCACGAGCCTCGAGCTGCGCGAGCGCCACGGCGGCTTCGTCCCGCCCGAGCGCCTCAAGACCGCGTGGCGCTATCACGCGGGCGCGACGCACTTCATGCTCGGGACCTTGCTCAACATCTACACGCTGTTCTACTTCAAGAGCGCCTCGATGGGCGCTTCTCTCATATTCCTGGGCATCCTCGCCGCCCTGCTCGCGGTCAACGAGCTCAAGCCGTTCGAGAGCTCGGGTACCTTGCTGCGCACGACCTTGTTCAGCCTGTGCCTCGTCTCCTACTTCACCTATCTGGTCCCGACTTTGATGGGCCGCATCGGCGCGCTGCCCTTCCTCGGCTCCCTCGCCGCGGCGGCGGCCTGCGTCGTCGTCCTGTCGTGGAGGCTCCAAGCCCGCCTGCCCGATCATGAGCGGGAGGTCCGCCGGCACGTGGTCTATCCCTTCGCCGCGGTCGCCGCCCTGTTCGCCGTCCTGTATTTCGCCAAGGTCATCCCGCCGGTGCCGCTGTCGCTCTCCGAGATCGGCGTCTACCACGAGGTGCGCCGCGACGGCGGCCGCTTTGCCCTGACCTCGACGCGGCCGCGCTGGAAGTTCTGGCAGCGCGGCGACCAGGACTTCCTCGCACGCCCGGGCGACGCGATCTACTGCTGGATCAGCGTGTTCTCCCCGACGAACTTCCGCGAGCGCCTCGAGGTCCACTGGCGGTTCCGCGAGCCCGGCGGCTGGGGCGAGCCCGAGGTCATCCCCCTGCCGATCACCGGCGGGCGCGACGAGGGCTGGCGCGGGTTCACGGCCAAGGCGAAGCACAAGCCCGGGCGCTGGCGGGTCGAGGTCGTGACCTCGGACGGGCGCGAGCTCGGGCGCATTCATCTGAACGTTACGCCGGACACGTCAGTTTTACCCCGCCGAACGCGTATCATCTGGAGGTGA